One stretch of Streptomyces sp. NBC_00443 DNA includes these proteins:
- a CDS encoding spherulation-specific family 4 protein, with protein MTGLLIPYYEHPSARPAEWDAIIAAAPRLYGVVLNPASGPGDAPDPAFAEVAARLRAVDVRVLGYADTDYGRRPHADVVRDIARHRDWYRADGVFLDQVAADRAEFGHYQRLATAAWGAGCGTLALNHGTAPHPSYARIADLLVTFEGPWASYTRLGPQPWRGTTGVRVCHLVYGVPAGVDLAEPARARGATVHCAVPGVGDHPWGTLPHGLAPAR; from the coding sequence ATGACCGGCCTGCTGATCCCCTACTACGAGCACCCGTCCGCCCGCCCCGCCGAATGGGACGCGATCATCGCCGCCGCGCCCCGCCTCTACGGGGTCGTACTGAACCCGGCCAGCGGCCCCGGCGACGCGCCCGACCCGGCGTTCGCCGAGGTCGCGGCACGCCTGCGGGCGGTGGACGTACGGGTGCTCGGCTACGCCGACACCGACTACGGCCGCAGGCCGCACGCCGACGTCGTACGTGACATCGCGCGGCACCGCGACTGGTACCGCGCGGATGGCGTATTCCTCGACCAAGTCGCCGCCGACCGCGCTGAGTTCGGCCACTACCAACGGCTCGCGACGGCAGCCTGGGGTGCCGGCTGCGGCACGCTCGCCCTGAACCACGGCACGGCACCGCACCCGTCCTACGCCAGGATCGCCGACCTCCTGGTCACCTTCGAGGGGCCCTGGGCGTCGTACACCCGGCTCGGCCCGCAGCCGTGGCGGGGCACCACCGGAGTGCGGGTGTGCCACCTGGTGTACGGCGTCCCGGCGGGCGTCGACCTGGCGGAGCCGGCGCGCGCCCGCGGGGCCACCGTGCACTGTGCGGTGCCGGGCGTGGGCGATCATCCGTGGGGCACGTTGCCGCACGGGCTGGCGCCCGCTCGGTGA
- a CDS encoding adenosylcobinamide-GDP ribazoletransferase, with protein sequence MTPPPLHGLRFAFGTLSVLPVRVSRWDREAARGGMLCAPLVGVVLGCGAAAAALLLLSLGAGPLLAAVVGAAVPAVLTRGLHLDGLADTADGLGSGKPAEDALRIMKQSDIGPFGVITLVFVLLAQVAALAQLYDTSWARGTLATVVSAVAARLALTLAARSTVPAARPEGLGAAVAGVVPVRGAVALALAVTGVAAAAGALFGAHDIARTALAVLAALAAAELLLRHCVRRFGGVTGDVFGGLAETAATTALVVLSLG encoded by the coding sequence ATGACCCCGCCACCCCTGCACGGCCTCCGTTTCGCCTTCGGCACCCTGAGTGTGCTCCCCGTCAGGGTGAGCCGCTGGGACCGGGAGGCGGCGCGCGGCGGGATGCTGTGCGCCCCGCTCGTCGGGGTGGTCCTCGGCTGCGGTGCCGCCGCCGCGGCGCTCCTGCTGCTGTCCCTCGGCGCCGGTCCCCTCCTCGCCGCCGTCGTCGGCGCCGCCGTCCCCGCCGTCCTCACCCGTGGGCTGCATCTCGACGGCCTCGCCGACACCGCCGACGGCCTCGGCAGCGGCAAGCCCGCCGAGGACGCGCTGCGGATCATGAAGCAGTCGGACATCGGGCCGTTCGGCGTCATCACGCTCGTGTTCGTGCTGCTGGCGCAGGTGGCCGCGCTGGCGCAGCTGTACGACACCTCGTGGGCCCGAGGCACCCTCGCCACCGTCGTCTCGGCCGTCGCCGCCCGCCTCGCGCTCACCCTCGCCGCCCGCTCCACAGTCCCCGCCGCCCGACCGGAGGGGCTGGGGGCCGCGGTGGCCGGCGTCGTCCCCGTACGGGGTGCGGTGGCCCTTGCCCTGGCCGTCACCGGCGTCGCCGCCGCGGCGGGAGCGCTGTTCGGGGCCCACGACATCGCCCGCACCGCCCTCGCGGTCCTCGCCGCACTCGCCGCCGCCGAGCTCCTCCTGCGGCACTGCGTCCGCCGCTTCGGCGGCGTCACCGGTGACGTCTTCGGCGGGCTCGCGGAGACGGCGGCGACGACGGCGCTCGTCGTGCTGTCCCTGGGCTGA
- the cobT gene encoding nicotinate-nucleotide--dimethylbenzimidazole phosphoribosyltransferase, whose amino-acid sequence MSSLNLDDFTDLIERPDGGVRRDAEARRERQIVPPGALGRLDELGEWLAAAQSAVPVRPIEQPRVVLFAGDHGVAELGVSARAAGSAGELVREILEGGRPVSVLARRAGVPVRIVDMALDCDPESLPEAVVRHRVRRGSGRIDVEDALTAEEAEAAFLAGVAVADEEADSGTDLVVLGDVSVGGTTAAGVLVAALCGTDASVVTGRGGLAIDDLVWMRKCAAIRDALRRARPVLGDQLQLLATVGGADLAAITGFLLQSAVRKMPVVLDGVVVAACALVGQRIAFRAPDWWLAAHNSGEPGQAKALDRMALEPLLDQGVKVGEGAGGMLALPMVQAAAALAAELPEQPKESEAAEAAETPETAEAE is encoded by the coding sequence ATGAGCTCGCTTAATCTCGACGACTTCACTGATCTGATCGAGCGCCCCGACGGAGGGGTGCGCCGTGACGCAGAGGCGCGCCGTGAACGTCAGATCGTGCCGCCCGGAGCGCTGGGCCGCCTCGACGAACTGGGTGAGTGGCTGGCGGCCGCACAGTCCGCGGTGCCGGTACGGCCGATCGAACAGCCGCGGGTCGTGCTGTTCGCCGGCGACCACGGCGTGGCCGAGCTCGGCGTGTCGGCGCGGGCGGCGGGCAGCGCCGGGGAGTTGGTGCGGGAGATCCTCGAGGGCGGCCGGCCCGTGTCGGTGCTCGCGCGGCGGGCCGGGGTTCCGGTGCGGATCGTCGACATGGCCCTGGACTGCGACCCGGAGTCGCTGCCGGAGGCGGTCGTACGGCATCGGGTGCGGCGCGGCAGCGGCCGTATCGACGTCGAGGACGCGCTGACGGCCGAGGAGGCGGAGGCCGCCTTCCTGGCCGGGGTGGCGGTGGCCGACGAGGAGGCCGACTCCGGTACGGATCTGGTGGTGCTCGGCGATGTGAGCGTCGGCGGGACCACGGCGGCGGGGGTGCTGGTCGCCGCGCTGTGCGGAACCGACGCGTCCGTGGTCACCGGGCGGGGCGGACTGGCCATCGACGACCTGGTGTGGATGCGCAAGTGCGCGGCGATCCGGGACGCGTTGCGCCGGGCCCGGCCCGTGCTCGGGGACCAGTTGCAGCTGCTCGCGACGGTGGGCGGGGCCGATCTCGCGGCGATCACCGGGTTCCTGCTGCAGAGCGCGGTGCGGAAGATGCCGGTCGTGCTGGACGGGGTGGTCGTCGCCGCCTGCGCCCTGGTGGGACAGCGGATCGCGTTCCGGGCGCCGGACTGGTGGCTGGCCGCGCACAACAGCGGGGAGCCGGGTCAGGCGAAGGCACTGGACCGGATGGCCCTGGAGCCCCTGCTCGACCAGGGTGTGAAGGTCGGAGAGGGTGCCGGGGGCATGCTGGCCCTGCCGATGGTGCAGGCCGCCGCGGCACTGGCGGCGGAGCTGCCGGAGCAGCCGAAGGAATCGGAGGCGGCAGAGGCTGCCGAGACGCCGGAGACGGCGGAGGCCGAGTAG
- a CDS encoding class I SAM-dependent methyltransferase, which yields MTATARSERRRADCAFTLSRCREHSYVPRHLRLTRLPYRHLRAAARAALAFPEPESWLDVGTGYARFPEVAKELFPYTAFDGLDLTHRVLDARVAERVEEAHVGHLTDPRITARLRARYDIVSMFRHLEHAQDPRKELRAALTVLRPGGHLLLELPNPRGVFAFLLGRWWIPHSRPGHLHLLPLKTLREELQALGCTVLSADRRATHIPYDFAAFTSLVLTHLLPAPLSRASAPLVGVAWALDHLLAPVVRRTRLSNTYRVIARKEPAAQPTAPAAVLPIVQPTPPPSAA from the coding sequence ATGACCGCGACCGCCCGCTCCGAACGACGCCGCGCCGACTGCGCGTTCACCTTGTCCAGATGCCGGGAGCACAGCTACGTCCCCCGCCATCTGCGGCTCACACGGCTGCCGTACCGCCACCTGAGAGCCGCGGCCCGCGCGGCGCTGGCCTTCCCCGAGCCGGAGAGCTGGCTGGACGTGGGCACGGGATACGCCCGCTTCCCGGAGGTGGCGAAGGAACTCTTCCCGTACACGGCGTTCGACGGCCTCGACCTGACCCACCGCGTCCTGGACGCCCGCGTCGCCGAGCGGGTGGAGGAGGCCCACGTCGGCCACCTCACGGACCCCCGCATCACCGCCCGGCTGCGGGCCCGCTACGACATCGTCAGCATGTTCCGCCACCTGGAACACGCCCAGGACCCCCGCAAGGAACTGCGCGCCGCCCTCACGGTCCTGCGCCCGGGCGGCCACCTCCTCCTCGAACTGCCCAACCCGCGGGGCGTGTTCGCCTTCCTGCTCGGCAGGTGGTGGATCCCGCACAGCCGCCCGGGCCACCTGCACCTGCTGCCCCTGAAAACCCTCCGCGAGGAGCTCCAGGCCCTGGGCTGCACCGTGCTCTCGGCGGACCGCCGCGCCACGCACATCCCGTACGACTTCGCGGCCTTCACCTCACTGGTGCTGACGCACCTGCTGCCCGCGCCCCTGTCCCGGGCGAGCGCACCCCTGGTCGGCGTGGCCTGGGCGCTGGACCACCTCCTGGCCCCCGTGGTGCGCCGCACCCGTCTGTCGAACACGTACCGCGTCATCGCCCGCAAGGAGCCGGCCGCACAGCCGACCGCACCAGCGGCCGTTCTGCCGATCGTGCAGCCGACCCCACCGCCCTCAGCCGCGTAG
- a CDS encoding bifunctional adenosylcobinamide kinase/adenosylcobinamide-phosphate guanylyltransferase translates to MELTLLGTGAPAGLPRPDCPCAACASALGDDARAATSLLVDGALLLDLTPGAAFAAARAGRSLANVRQVLLSHPHNGPAVEVPSGLPQPGRVPDGQELALLTGHRVRAVAMDHPGTGYAVIGPDGQRLLYLPPEGAPAGLEEGAVGMYDMVVADVVGRPDALAKLRAVGAVGPTTDVIAVHLDHDVPPGAELRRRLAAAGARAVPDGTTLEVGAYEDVPDVPRRTLVLGGARSGKSVEAERRLEAFPDVLYVATGGTRGGDTEWAARVATHRERRPGSWRTTETCDLVPLLAGDGPPLLVDCLSLWLTDAMDAVGAWDDAVWAEGGEKALRERVRELTQAVRGTRRTVVAVSNEVGSGIVPATASGRRYRDELGRLNAAFAGECEQVLLVVAGQALVLRG, encoded by the coding sequence GTGGAACTCACTCTCCTCGGCACCGGTGCCCCCGCGGGACTCCCCCGCCCCGACTGTCCGTGCGCGGCTTGTGCGAGCGCGCTCGGGGACGACGCGCGGGCTGCGACCTCGTTGCTCGTGGACGGGGCGCTGCTGCTCGATCTGACGCCCGGGGCGGCGTTCGCGGCGGCTCGGGCGGGGCGTTCGCTGGCGAACGTACGGCAGGTGCTGCTTTCGCATCCGCACAACGGTCCCGCCGTCGAGGTGCCCTCCGGCCTGCCACAGCCCGGGCGGGTGCCGGACGGGCAGGAGTTGGCGCTGCTGACGGGGCATCGGGTGCGGGCGGTGGCGATGGACCATCCGGGCACGGGGTACGCGGTGATCGGCCCGGACGGGCAGCGGCTGCTGTATCTGCCGCCGGAGGGCGCGCCGGCCGGTCTGGAGGAGGGGGCCGTCGGGATGTACGACATGGTGGTCGCCGATGTCGTGGGGCGACCGGACGCGCTGGCCAAGCTGCGGGCGGTGGGGGCCGTCGGGCCGACGACGGACGTCATCGCCGTACATCTGGATCACGACGTGCCGCCGGGCGCCGAGCTGCGACGGCGGCTGGCCGCGGCGGGCGCTCGGGCCGTGCCGGACGGGACGACGCTGGAGGTGGGGGCGTACGAGGACGTGCCGGACGTGCCGCGGCGGACCCTGGTGCTGGGCGGGGCCCGGTCCGGGAAGTCGGTGGAGGCGGAGCGGCGGCTGGAGGCGTTCCCCGACGTCCTGTACGTGGCGACCGGGGGCACCCGGGGCGGGGACACCGAGTGGGCGGCACGGGTCGCCACGCACCGCGAGCGCCGGCCGGGGTCGTGGCGTACGACCGAGACGTGCGACCTGGTGCCGCTGCTGGCCGGGGACGGGCCGCCGCTGCTCGTCGACTGTCTGTCCCTGTGGCTGACGGACGCCATGGACGCCGTCGGGGCCTGGGACGACGCGGTGTGGGCGGAGGGCGGGGAGAAGGCACTGCGGGAGCGGGTGCGGGAGTTGACGCAGGCGGTGCGGGGCACCCGGCGGACCGTGGTCGCCGTGTCGAACGAGGTGGGGTCGGGGATCGTGCCGGCGACGGCGTCGGGGCGGCGCTACCGCGACGAGTTGGGGCGGCTGAACGCCGCGTTCGCCGGGGAGTGCGAGCAGGTGCTGCTGGTGGTGGCCGGGCAGGCGTTGGTGCTACGCGGCTGA